A stretch of DNA from bacterium:
GATTATCAGCGCATGAACGGAACAACAGCAAAGGACATCGAGGAAATCCAGCGATTGGCTGCCGCGGAGTTTCCGAATGACCCGGCGATGCAGCAGGTGCATGTTTCTCGCAAGCTCGTTGCGCAAGAGGCCAAGCGCAGAGGGATGACGCTGCTTGAGTATGTCGCCTCACTGCGACGCCATACCCGCCACGCACCGAAGGCCCCTGCCGTCCGGTGAAGCCAACTCCGAGTACCTGTGCCGGCCTCGCCGGAACATGACCCCGCCGAGCGTTTGACAAGCTTCTTTCGTTACTGTGAGACGCAGTCCATGTTAGCATAAGGTCGTCCGGCCTTGACGGGCATAGAATTGATTATTATGTCCCCCGAATTCTCAAGAGGCCTGAAGCCCGAGGAATTCGGAACACGCAGCGTCACGCGCAACCCCAACGTCGTGAGCCTGCTGCACCGATTGGGTCTCATCGAGAAAATGGGGACCGGCATTAACCGGATGCGCAACTGGATGGCGGAAGCCGGGCTCGAACCTCCGGTTTTCGGCTTCATCTCCTTTTTCACCGTCACGTTCCTGCGCCCGCCCCAAGTCACGCAGGTTCGGGCCGTTGGAGGGCATCGGCGCATACGTGATGCTGTAGATGATACTGTAAGTGATGCCGTAAGTGACACTGTAAAAGCCCGACTGGTGACCGAATTGCTCCACGTTGTGGAACAGGGTGCCACCACAATCGCGGACGTGATGCGCCTCGGGTTAACATCGCGGGCGACCGCAAAACGCGACCTGCACTTGCTGAAACAGACAGGGCTGCTCCAATTCAGCGGCCCGCCCAAGACCGGAACCTATGTCCTTACCGACAAGGGCAAGGCCTTGCTGAAGGAGTTTGGCCGATGAACCGAACCGCAACCACTCCTCGGAACTCCGTCCTCAGGTCCCGACGTGGATCTTCTATCCTCATTCCTTTTTCCTAAGTCTTGTTCTGCACCCGCCATCGCCTCCGCCGCGCCGTGCTCGTGCGCTTGACACGCGGGGCTTTTCCCAGTTCTCGTCGGGCCAGCCGTCTTCGGCCAACTCCCGGCCGAGGGCGCCAAGTTCGCGGATACGGTGCGCGACTACACCGAGCAGATCCGGGCCCTCGGACCGATTCGCGCAGCCGCGTCCGTCTGACTTCGCTCTCCCTCGCTGCTGAAACTCCCTCTTGCTCGACCGGGTTTCTACCCGCTCCGCCTCCAATTCCGCGATGGGATCCGAACGCTCGACGTCGGCAAGAGTGAGACAAAGTCGTGTGTCCCGTTTATCCCCAAGCCGGTCACACGTCTGCATCCATATGCGCTACGGCCACTTACGGGTGCCCGGTTCAGACGTGTTGACGCGGAGGTGCCCGGGGTTAGAATGTGATCGGGAGAGGCGATGCGTGCGGTGTGCCGCCTTTCCAATCGGAGAGTATATCACTATGTATGAGGCCGCTGGACATCAGCGGACGTAGGGTGCTCGACCTGCACTCTGGCGCGAATGATGTGAGTCGGTTGTCGCCTGCGGCGTACTTCGTAAGAGGACTGAAGACCGAGGAAGGGAGACCGGTCACTGCCGTCCGTGAGATCGTGGTGACAAGATAGGAGGACAGGATGAGTGCGCCGAGAAGAGCTTGGTTTATCCAGCCGGTGGGAGTCCGGCTTGAGGAAGGTTGGCAACCGCCTCAATAGTGAACGCTGCATAGTCAGGGTAACCGAAGCTATGAAGCCAGCGGGAACGAGTTACCGA
This window harbors:
- a CDS encoding ATP-binding protein; the protein is MSPEFSRGLKPEEFGTRSVTRNPNVVSLLHRLGLIEKMGTGINRMRNWMAEAGLEPPVFGFISFFTVTFLRPPQVTQVRAVGGHRRIRDAVDDTVSDAVSDTVKARLVTELLHVVEQGATTIADVMRLGLTSRATAKRDLHLLKQTGLLQFSGPPKTGTYVLTDKGKALLKEFGR